DNA from Algisphaera agarilytica:
CGGGTTTGCGGAATTTAGGGCGGGCTTCTGCGGGACATCCTGTGCGCCTATGGTTAAGCTGAGCGAATATCAATTGGAGCACGCGATGACAAATGCAGGTTGTTGGAAATGGGTGGCGGTTCTGGGGATGTGTTTCGCATCTTTTTCGGCGTCGGCAGACGAATCTGAAGCTGCAGCGGGTCAAGTCGAGATCCATGTCGAAACCGATGCAACGAGCGACGCGTCGGAAACCACGCCGATCGTGGGCTGGATCGAACTGAACGGGATGTTGCGAGAGAGTCCGGTGCCGTTCGCCTGGGTGGCCGAGTCCGATGCGGGCCCCTCGCTGCAGAGCTTACTCGACCAGATCGCCGCGGTCCGTGACGGCGAAGAGCACAAGGGCCTGGTGCTCTTCCTTGATCAACCCGAGCTGTCGTTGACCCAGTGCACCGCGATCGCGGACGCCCTGATTGAGCTGCGGGCGACCGGGAAAACCGTGATGACCTTCGCCGAGGCCTATGACCTGCGCGACTACATCATCGCCAGCGCGGCCGACATGGTCCTGCTCCAGCAAAAGGGTTCGGTGGAACTGATGGGCATCGCCGTCGAGGAGATGTACCTGGCGGGCATGCTGGAGAAGATCGGCGTCAAGCCCGATCTGTTGCAGGTCGGGAAATACAAAGGGGCCGACGAAACGCTGATGCGTTCCGAGCCGAGCGAGGCCTGGGACGAGAACTTCGATGCGCTGCTCGACGGCTTGTACGAGCAATCGATTTCGCGGATCGCCGAAGGGCGGGGGATGACCCGCGAAGAAGTCGAGTCGCTGATGGCCGACTCGTGGACGCTGACGGATCAAGAGCTTCTCGCTCGCCGCGCGGTGGACCAGGTCGTCGATCGTGATCTGATCGAGGTCACCGAGGTCAGCTTTGGCGAGTACTTTGAGTGGGACACCGAACTCGGGCTCTACGCCACGACGATGGACACCAGCAACCCGTTTGCCATGTTCAGCGTATTGTTTGCCGAACCGACGGTGCAGACCGATCGGCCGACGCTCGCCGTGATCCACGCCGACGGCCCGATTATGTCCGGCGATTCGTCGTACGGCGACGGTCTGTTCTCCGAGGAGTCCATCGGCAGCCGTACGCTCGTGTACGCCCTTGAAGATGCGCTCTACGACGAGAACATCATGGGCGTGGTTCTGCGTCTGGATTCGCCCGGCGGCTCGGCACTCGCCTCGGAGGTGATCTGGCAGGCCGTGCGTGATGTCGCTGCAGAAAAACCGGTCTTCGCAGTCGTGGGGTCCATGGCCGCGTCTGGCGGGTACTACATCGTGTCGGGGGCCGATCAAATCTACGTGCAGCCGCACTCGATCCTCGGGTCCATCGGCGTCGTCGGCGGCAAGATCACCCTAGGCGGGTTGTATGACTGGGCCGGTGTCAGCATCACCCGTCGTAGCCGCGGCCCGGGGGGCGATCTGTTCAACTCGGTTGAGCCGTTCACGACCGAGCAGCGTGTGACCGTCCGTAAGGCTTTGCAGGTGGTTTACGACCAGTTCATCGATCGTGTCGAGATCGGCCGAGGCGATCGCTTGCCGGATGTAAGCACCGTGGCAGAGGGACGATTGTTCGTCGGCACCACGAGTATCGAAAACGGCATGGCTGACCGATTGGGCGGCCTCGACCAGGCGCTGGCTGACCTCGCGGAGCAGATCGGTCTGGACGAAGGGGAGTACGACGTGGTCAACCTGCCCGGGCCGATGTCGCTCAACGAATACCTCAACAGTCTGTTTGGCGTCAGCAGCCCCGCGGTGGCGATGGATTCGGATCTTCCGGCCTTCATGGGGGCCGCGAAGCAATTGCTCGGCCCGGTGGCCTGGCGGAACATCAGCCGGTCTATGCAGGGCATGATGTTGCTCCAAGACGAGCCGGTGTTGATGATGATGCCAACCGCTATCGTGGTGAAGTAAGAGCTTTCAGCGAGTCATCGAAATGAATATTTGTGTCATCCTTCCCGCTGCGGGGGTCGGACAACGCTTTGCGGCGGGCGGCAGCGCCTCGGCCAGCAAGATCGAGTTTGAACTCGATCACAAGCCCGTGTTCGTTCACGCGATCGAGGCGTTTCGGGCGGTGGGTAACGTCGGGCAGATCATCCTCGCGGTCCATCCCGAGCGGATCGATGATTTTCGATTTCGCTGGGAGGACAAACTCGCGTTTCTTCAGGTCGATTTGGTGGCGGGGGGCACGGTGGAGCGGTGGGAGACCGTGAAGCTCGCGCTCGATGCCGTACGCGATGGTGCGACGCACATCGCGGTGCACGACGCGGCCCGTCCGGTGGTTTCGCCGAAGATGATCGAACGCGTGTTTACGGCGGCCGAGCGATTGCCCGCCATCATCCCGGGTTTGCCGGTCAGCAGCACGCTGAAAAAAGTCGGCGATGCCGCATCGTCAGCACCGTCTGATCCGCTTGATGCGATTCTAGGTGATGCGCTCAGCCCGACCACGCAAGCCCGGCCGGTTCACGGCACCGTGTCACGCGAGGGGTTGGTGGCGATCCAAACCCCTCAGGTCTTTGAGGCCGAGTTGCTGCGCCGGGCTTATGCCCAAGCGCAAGACACCGAAGGCATCACCGACGACGCAGGCCTGGTCGAGGCGTTGGGTGAGGCGGTCCACGTGGTTGAGGGCGACCCGGGCAACATCAAGATTACCCATCCCGGTGATGCGGAGTTGGCCCTGGCGTTAATCGCTCACCGCAAGCAGGCCGTTGCCGAGAAGAAGGTGATCGATCTGTTCGGCGATGACGACGATTAAGCAAGCAGCACTGGTTTCATGGTTCGGTTGATTTCACACGCGCTTCAGTTCTGGGTGAGATGAGGTGGCGAGTCGCACGCATGGAGCGCCGGGCGCGTTTAGAATTTGTGGGTCGCATACTTTTGTTTTCTAACACATCAAGGGGTTTTCTATGCCAGCCATCTGCCGTCGTTCTTTCGCTTGTCTCTGGGTTTTAGTCCTCGCGCTGGTGTTGGCGGGATGCTACGAAGACGAGGCCGAGGTCACGATCAACGCCGACGGCAGCGGCTCGTTTGTGCAGACCATCCTGATTTCGGAGCAGATGGTGGTGGCGATGATGTCGGAAGACGAGAGCATGGGTGTCAGCAGTGACGCGCCCTTCGACGTGTCTCGTGAAGAACTGGAAGCCAAGCTCGGCGACGCGGGGAAGATCACCGCGTTTGAGACCGAAGACCTGGACGACGGCAGCATGCGGATCACCGTGCAGGGCACCTTCCAAGACGCCGCAGTGTTTTTCGGCAGCGAATACGCCCTCGACTCCCTCCAACTCGGCGTCGAGGCCACCGAGGACGGTCAGGCCGAAGTGATCTGGGTGGCCCAGGACGAATCCAGCCAGAACGGCCCATCGCTCGACCAGCTTTACGGCATGGCCAAGGGGCTCAAGATCGTGCGTGCCGTTAATCTTCCCTCTGCTCCCGTTGCCGAGCTGGGCGAAGTCGTGGGCAACCGCATCGAGTGGGCGATGGATCTGTCCGACCGCGTGGCCCTTGAGTCGACCAAGGCCATGATCGAAGCGTCTGATGACGGCGTTCTGGTGGCCAGCTTCGATCCTGTAGGCATCGATTTCGGTGTGGTGGAGGAGATGCCGGTTGTCGAACATGAGGCCAGCGGTCAAGACCAGCCGGCGAAAGCTGCGGCGCCGGTTGATACCTCGGGGATGGAAGTGGTAATCAACACGGTGGGCTGGACACGCTACGTCACGCTGAACGAAAACGCCTTCGCCCAGGACCACACCCTGAGCCTGGATATGGAACTCAAGTGGCCCGAGGGCAGCCGGCCGATCGCGGTCTACCCGGCGACGCTGACTTCGCTAAACGATGACCTGGGTAACAACCTGGTCCGTGAAGTGGACAACACGTTTGGCCAAAACCGCAGCGAAATCTGGGAACACTCCGATACGCAGATGATCCGTCTCGACGCCGACGGCCCGGACCGTGATGCACGGGCGTTGCTTGGGCTGTCGGGTGAGGTCCGGGTGGTCACGCAGGTGAACCTCGAGGCCGCGAGCCTGGACAACCCTACCAGCTTGGTGGGTAAAGCCAAAGTCGGCAACACCACGCTCGACGGCATGGGCTTCAAGATCAAAGCGATCAAAGACATGTCGCTGGAGCTCACGTTCAACGAAGGCGTCGAAGCTACCGAAGTCATCGAGTCTTTGACCGCGACCCTGCCAAACGGCAGCGTGGTCGAGAGCAACGGTTGGGGCGGTTGGGCGAACAACATGAACTACAGCTTCCCCGAAGATGTTTCGGGGATGAAGAACCTGACGGTCAATGTGCTCACCGGTGAAACGGTCGTGGCGGTGCCGTTCTCCCTGGAGAAGATCGAGCTGCCCTGATTGGCGGAGTCGCCAGGACGGTAAGGCTTACTCAGTGGGCTCGGCCTTGAGGAAGTTCTGCACCTTGGCGTTGGGGTTGAGTTCAAGAGCCCGTTGCGCTGCGTCGTGTGCGTCGTCGGGTCGGTTCAGTCGGCTGTAGATCACCGCCAGTCGGGTGGGGTGTTGAGCCCGATCGGGTTCGAGGATGGCTAACGCCTCGACTTGGAAAGCTGCGGTTTCGAGGTCACGCCGCTGGATGGCGATGGTGGCCGCGAGCTCACGGTAGGGGGCGTGGTACGGCTCGCAGTAGAGCGCGCGGGTGATCGAACGCTGAGCGGCGTCGAGTCGGCCAGCGCTTCGGTGGATCTCCGCAAGCTGGTGAGACCACGTCGAGGTATACGTGTCGCTACGTTCGAGCAGCTGCAACGAGCCGAGGGCTTCTTCGGGACGGCCCAAGTCGAAGGCGAGTTGGGTCAGCACTTTGTGGGGCCAGGGATCGACCGGCCGGGCCTGGGCGTAACGGTTCAGCCAGAGGCGGGTTTGCTCGGGGTCCACGCCATCCGCGGCACGTTCGGCGACGAGTTTGAGCAGGTCGGGGTGGTTGTTGCCGTGGGCCTCGAGTAGCTCGACGAGTTGGCTGGTGGCGATGCCCTGGCCGCCTGACGCGAGTACCGCGGCGGCCTCTTCGCTGGTTTCAACACGACCCAGTCCCCAGGCTTGGACCTGGCCCTCGGCCCACACACTGAATGCATCCATGAACGCGTCGGCGGTGTAGCCGGTGACTTGTTTCAGAGCATCGGTGTCGGAGACGCCTTCCCGGTAGAGATCCAGCAGGTCGACGACAGCCTGGTGCGACCAATGGATGGCGATGAACTCGAGCATCCAGTCGGATTGAGCGTAGGCCAGCGGGCGTTCACGGTCGGTCTTCGGGCGGACAAATCCCCAGTTGATCTGGTCGTATTCGAACAGCTTGTCGTTGTGGACGGCCCAGGCGAGCAGCTGGCAGCTGTCGAAGGTCCGCCCGGTGGTTTCGGAGGACACTGCGCACGCTTCGGTGAACCAGTGGGGCACGCGGTTCTGGGTCTGCGCGAGGTTGACGGTGTGCACGAATTCGTGCCGCATCACGTTGACCCAGTTGTACGGGTCGAACTGATCGGGGCCCGAGCGGGGCGGGGTCATGGAGATCACATCCCCCGTCGCGGCGGCGATGGTCCAGATGTCGGGCATGCCGGTGATGCGGACGGCAAAGGTGGACTGATCGGGCATCAGGTCGATCTGGGTTTTGTTGGCGGGGCGGTGCTGGAAGACGGCGGTGAGCTCGTCGTAAAGCTCTTCGAGCGGGCCGGGCATGTCGCGGGCCAGGACTTCATCGATCCCGGGGCGGTAGCGGATGACGAAGTTCTCGGTTTCGATGGTCTCGTATTCATCCAGCAAATCCTCGACGAGGCGGAGCTGGTTGTTGATCCGTTGGTGGAACGGGTCGAGGCGTTGGGCGTGGGCGAGTTCGAGGCGGGCGCTTTTGAGGTCGCCCGACTGCATCAACAGGAGCCCCAGTTCGAGGCGGGGCGCGGGCCAGTTGGGTGAGCGCTCTATGGCTCGACGCAGCAGGTCTTCGGCCGGGATGTACTGGCGGTCGAGGCTCATGTACTCGCCAGCGATATACAGCGCCAAGGGCGAGCCCACGGCGTCTTCCCGGCCGCCGGTGCTGATTTGATCGAATCGGTCCAACGCCGACGCCAACGCCGAATCGTCGTACGCCATCGCTTCGGTCGCCGCGGCGAGGGCGAGGAGTTCGCGGTTTTTGGGGAAACTCTTGAGTGCGGGTACGAGCACCTTCCGGGCGGAGGCCACGTCGCATTGGCGAAGGAACGACCGGATGTCGATCACGTCCGCCAGCGGATGGATCGGGTTGATCGTTCGGAGTTGGTCGGACACCTCGGCTGCGGCGTCGAAGTTATAGCTGTCCACCCAGAGCCGTCCGAGTTCGTACCAGGCGATGCCGGCCTTGGGGTTGAAGCTCAACGCTTCTTGCAACGCATCGCTCGCCTCGGACCAGTTGTCCTTGCTCATGAGCAGCTGCGCTTCAGCGACGCGGGCGGGCCAGTACAGCGGGTCGAGCTCTTGGTAGGCCCGGGCATACATCCCCAGAGCGAGTTCGTAGTCTTGTGAAGGTCGGCCTTCAAGATGGGCCAGCAACACGATCGCGTTTGCCCCAGCGGTCAGCTCTGCAGGATCCGTCAGGGTTTCGTGCTGGAAGCGCTCACGCAGCGGGGTGAGCAGAGCCACGGCCTCGCTCAGCCGACCGAGGTCTTCCAACGCACGCCCACGCAGAAAAGCCGCGGCGACCGTTACCTCATCTTGCAGCAGACGCAGGACTTCCCCGGCGTCGCCACGGAACAGCGCGACTTCGGCCCGCAGCGTAAGGTCGGACGACGCTTCAAAAGTGGACGGGTCCGACAGCCGGTAGCTGGCCCAGGCGAGGGCCGCCTCTTCGTCGGGTGTTTCGGCCGTGAAGTCGTCCCACTGGCCGTGGAACAGCTTCAGGGCTTGTCGACGCGTTTCGTCGATGGCGGGGCTGTCGAGGATGCGGGTCAGGGTCGCCGACAACTCGACCTCGGGGTGCTCGTGCCCGTCGGCTTGGGTTTCGATCA
Protein-coding regions in this window:
- a CDS encoding S49 family peptidase yields the protein MCFASFSASADESEAAAGQVEIHVETDATSDASETTPIVGWIELNGMLRESPVPFAWVAESDAGPSLQSLLDQIAAVRDGEEHKGLVLFLDQPELSLTQCTAIADALIELRATGKTVMTFAEAYDLRDYIIASAADMVLLQQKGSVELMGIAVEEMYLAGMLEKIGVKPDLLQVGKYKGADETLMRSEPSEAWDENFDALLDGLYEQSISRIAEGRGMTREEVESLMADSWTLTDQELLARRAVDQVVDRDLIEVTEVSFGEYFEWDTELGLYATTMDTSNPFAMFSVLFAEPTVQTDRPTLAVIHADGPIMSGDSSYGDGLFSEESIGSRTLVYALEDALYDENIMGVVLRLDSPGGSALASEVIWQAVRDVAAEKPVFAVVGSMAASGGYYIVSGADQIYVQPHSILGSIGVVGGKITLGGLYDWAGVSITRRSRGPGGDLFNSVEPFTTEQRVTVRKALQVVYDQFIDRVEIGRGDRLPDVSTVAEGRLFVGTTSIENGMADRLGGLDQALADLAEQIGLDEGEYDVVNLPGPMSLNEYLNSLFGVSSPAVAMDSDLPAFMGAAKQLLGPVAWRNISRSMQGMMLLQDEPVLMMMPTAIVVK
- a CDS encoding IspD/TarI family cytidylyltransferase is translated as MNICVILPAAGVGQRFAAGGSASASKIEFELDHKPVFVHAIEAFRAVGNVGQIILAVHPERIDDFRFRWEDKLAFLQVDLVAGGTVERWETVKLALDAVRDGATHIAVHDAARPVVSPKMIERVFTAAERLPAIIPGLPVSSTLKKVGDAASSAPSDPLDAILGDALSPTTQARPVHGTVSREGLVAIQTPQVFEAELLRRAYAQAQDTEGITDDAGLVEALGEAVHVVEGDPGNIKITHPGDAELALALIAHRKQAVAEKKVIDLFGDDDD
- a CDS encoding tetratricopeptide repeat protein, which translates into the protein MMSLQRYAVFLLLGATALVPTTQVSLQDTTVIDGLIETQADGHEHPEVELSATLTRILDSPAIDETRRQALKLFHGQWDDFTAETPDEEAALAWASYRLSDPSTFEASSDLTLRAEVALFRGDAGEVLRLLQDEVTVAAAFLRGRALEDLGRLSEAVALLTPLRERFQHETLTDPAELTAGANAIVLLAHLEGRPSQDYELALGMYARAYQELDPLYWPARVAEAQLLMSKDNWSEASDALQEALSFNPKAGIAWYELGRLWVDSYNFDAAAEVSDQLRTINPIHPLADVIDIRSFLRQCDVASARKVLVPALKSFPKNRELLALAAATEAMAYDDSALASALDRFDQISTGGREDAVGSPLALYIAGEYMSLDRQYIPAEDLLRRAIERSPNWPAPRLELGLLLMQSGDLKSARLELAHAQRLDPFHQRINNQLRLVEDLLDEYETIETENFVIRYRPGIDEVLARDMPGPLEELYDELTAVFQHRPANKTQIDLMPDQSTFAVRITGMPDIWTIAAATGDVISMTPPRSGPDQFDPYNWVNVMRHEFVHTVNLAQTQNRVPHWFTEACAVSSETTGRTFDSCQLLAWAVHNDKLFEYDQINWGFVRPKTDRERPLAYAQSDWMLEFIAIHWSHQAVVDLLDLYREGVSDTDALKQVTGYTADAFMDAFSVWAEGQVQAWGLGRVETSEEAAAVLASGGQGIATSQLVELLEAHGNNHPDLLKLVAERAADGVDPEQTRLWLNRYAQARPVDPWPHKVLTQLAFDLGRPEEALGSLQLLERSDTYTSTWSHQLAEIHRSAGRLDAAQRSITRALYCEPYHAPYRELAATIAIQRRDLETAAFQVEALAILEPDRAQHPTRLAVIYSRLNRPDDAHDAAQRALELNPNAKVQNFLKAEPTE